A single genomic interval of Dromiciops gliroides isolate mDroGli1 chromosome 1, mDroGli1.pri, whole genome shotgun sequence harbors:
- the KAT8 gene encoding histone acetyltransferase KAT8, producing the protein MATASSAAAATVGAPGEGEAGGGERAVAEGTSPPPGRASPPAPARGEPEVTVEIGETYLCRRPDSTWHSAEVIQSRVNDQEGREEFYVHYVGFNRRLDEWVDKNRLALTKTVKEAVQKNSEKYLSELAEQPERKITRNQKRKHDEINHVQKTYAEMDPTTAALEKEHEAITKVKYVDKIHIGNYEIDAWYFSPFPEDYGKQPKLWLCEYCLKYMKFEKSYRFHLGQCQWRQPPGKEIYRKNNISVYEVDGKDHKIYCQNLCLLAKLFLDHKTLYFDVEPFVFYILTEVDRQGAHIVGYFSKEKESPDGNNVACILTLPPYQRRGYGKFLIAFSYELSKLESTVGSPEKPLSDLGKLSYRSYWSWVLLEILRDFRGTLSIKDLSQMTSITQNDIISTLQSLNMVKYWKGQHVICVTPKLVEEHLKSAQYKKPPITVDSVCLKWAPPKHKQVKLSKK; encoded by the exons ATGGCGACTGCAAGCTCAGCGGCAGCGGCCACGGTCGGAGCCCCGGGGGAGGGCGAGGCCGGGGGCGGGGAGAGAGCGGTGGCTGAAGGGACCTCCCCGCCCCCAGGCCGCGCCTCCCCTCCGGCCCCGGCCCGAGGCGAGCCCGAGGTCACCGTGGAGATCGGAGAAACCTACCTCTGCCGACGGCCGGACAGTACTTGGC ACTCAGCAGAAGTGATTCAGTCTCGTGTGAATGaccaagaaggaagagaggaattctaCGTACATTATGTGGGTT TTAATCGTAGGCTGGATGAATGGGTGGACAAAAATCGGCTGGCCTTGACCAAGACAGTGAAGGAAGCTGTACAGAAGAACTCTGAGAAGTACCTAAGTGAGCTGGCAGAGCAGCCTGAGCGCAAGATCACCCGCAATCAGAAACGAAAGCATGATGAGATCAACCATGTGCAGAAG ACCTATGCGGAAATGGACCCCACAACAGCAGCACTAGAAAAGGAGCACGAGGCG ATTACCAAAGTGAAGTATGTGGACAAGATTCACATTGGAAACTATGAGATTGATGCCTGGtatttctccccattcccagaagaTTATGGGAAACAGCCCAAACTTTGGCTCTGCGAATACTGCCTGAAGTACATGAAGTTTGAGAAGAGCTACCGTTTCCATTTG gggCAGTGCCAGTGGAGACAGCCACCTGGCAAGGAAATCTACCGAAAGAACAACATCTCGGTGTATGAGGTGGATGGCAAAGACCATAAG ATTTATTGCCAGAACCTGTGTCTATTGGCCAAGCTCTTCCTGGACCACAAGACCCTGTACTTTGATGTGGAGCCATTTGTCTTCTACATCTTGACCGAGGTGGACAGACAGGGAGCCCACATTGTGGGCTACTTCTCTAAG GAGAAGGAGTCCCCAGATGGGAATAATGTGGCCTGTATCCTGACTCTCCCCCCATATCAGCGTCGAGGTTATGGCAAGTTCCTCATTGCCTTCA GTTACGAATTGTCGAAGTTGGAGAGTACAGTGGGTTCTCCAGAGAAGCCACTGTCAGACCTGGGCAAACTGAGCTATCGTAGTTACTGGTCCTGGGTTCTGCTGGAGATCCTGAGGGACTTTCGGGGCACACTGTCCATCAAAGACCTCAG CCAGATGACCAGCATCACACAAAATGACATCATCAGTACTCTGCAGTCACTCAACATGGTGAAGTACTGGAAGGGCCAGCATGTCATCTGTGTCACCCCCAAGCTAGTGGAAGAACACCTTAAGAGCGCCCAGTACAAGAAGCCACCAATAACAG TGGACTCAGTTTGTCTCAAGTGGGCACCACCCAAACACAAGCAAGTAAAGTTGTCCAAGAAGTGA
- the BCKDK gene encoding 3-methyl-2-oxobutanoate dehydrogenase [lipoamide] kinase, mitochondrial, producing the protein MLLTSVLGSGPRGGSPLWPLVSPALRFWSTSATDTHHMELARERSKTVTSFYNQSAIDAAAEKPSVRLTPTMMLYSGRSQDGSHLLKSARYLHHELPVRIAHRIKGFRSLPFIIGCNPTILHVHELYIRAFQKLSEFAPIKDQASEAQYCQLVRQLLDDHKDVVTLLAEGLRECRKHIQDEKLVRYFLDKTLTSRLGIRMLATHHLALHEDKPDFVGIICTRLSPKKIIEKWVDFARRLCEHKYGNAPRVRINGHVAARFPFIPMPLDYILPELLKNAMRATMESHLDTPYNVPDIVITIANNDIDLIIRISDRGGGIAHHHLDKVMDYHFTTAEASTQDPRISPLFGHLDTNSNSQSGPMHGFGFGLPTSRAYAEYLGGSLRLQSLQGIGTDVYLRLRHIDGKEESFRI; encoded by the exons ATGCTATTAACATCAGTGCTGGGGAGTGGCCCCCGTGGGGGCTCCCCACTCTGGCCACTCGTGTCCCCGGCTCTCCGATTCTGGTCTACTTCGGCCACTGACACCCATCACATGGAGCTAGCCAGAGAGCGATCCAAGACAGTCACCTCTTTCTACAACCAGTCAGCCATTGATGCTGCAGCTGAGAAG CCTTCTGTGCGTCTCACTCCAACCATGATGTTGTATTCAGGCCGTTCCCAGGATGGCAGCCATCTGCTG AAAAGTGCCCGTTACTTACACCACGAACTCCCCGTGCGTATAGCTCACCGAATCAAGGGCTTCCGGAGTCTGCCTTTTATCATTGGCTGCAACCCTACCATCCTCCATGTG CATGAACTCTATATTCGAGCCTTCCAGAAGCTGAGTGAATTTGCCCCG ATAAAGGACCAGGCATCTGAGGCCCAGTATTGCCAGTTGGTCCGTCAGCTCCTGGATGATCACAAAGATGTGGTGACTCTCCTGGCTGAGGGACTTCGAGAGTGTCGGAAACATATCCAG gATGAGAAGCTGGTCCGATACTTCTTGGACAAGACGCTGACGTCACGGCTGGGGATCCGTATGTTGGCCACCCATCACCTGGCCCTGCATGAGGACAAG CCCGACTTTGTGGGGATCATCTGTACTCGACTCTCCCCAAAGAAGATCATTGAAAAGTGGGTGGACTTTGCCAG GAGGCTGTGTGAACACAAGTATGGGAATGCCCCTCGAGTTCGAATCAATGGCCATGTGGCTGCCCGGTTCCCCTTCATCCCAATGCCCCTGGACTACATTCTTCCTGAGCTGCTGAAGAATGCCATGAG GGCCACAATGGAAAGCCATTTAGACACTCCATACAATGTCCCGGATATCGTCATCACCATTGCCAACAATGATATTGACCTCATAATCAG AATTTCAGATCGGGGTGGGGGCATCGCTCACCACCACTTGGACAAAGTGATGGACTACCATTTCACCACGGCCGAGGCCAGCACTCAGGACCCCCGAATCAGTCCACTTTTTGGTCACCTGGATACAAACAGCAACAGCCAGTCAGGACCTATGCACGG GTTCGGTTTTGGTCTGCCTACATCCCGAGCCTATGCAGAATACCTAGGTGGCTCCCTTCGGCTCCAGTCCCTGCAGGGAATCGGCACAGATGTCTACCTACGACTTCGGCACATTGATGGCAAGGAAGAGAGCTTCCGGATCTGA